A region of Legionella donaldsonii DNA encodes the following proteins:
- a CDS encoding SDR family NAD(P)-dependent oxidoreductase, whose product MKKRVWITGASSGIGKAVAMAMANRGYELIISGRNQGVLDEITRQTGALSVAFDIRDRNSNLKAADLIKEKFGYLDIVFLNAGTCEYVDVTDFKSDIFEDMLKTNFLSMVYAIEASLPLLRASRNAQIVGMSSSVAFVGLPRAEAYGASKAAIRNFLQSLRIDLAKENISVSIVCPGFIKTPLTDKNDFPMPFLISSEAAAETIINGIEKKKLEIITPRLFVTLMKILSFLPNQLSTYLLKKVTNRQ is encoded by the coding sequence ATGAAAAAGCGTGTATGGATTACAGGAGCCTCATCAGGTATTGGCAAAGCAGTCGCCATGGCAATGGCAAATCGCGGCTATGAGCTCATAATATCCGGACGTAACCAGGGCGTATTGGATGAAATAACCCGTCAAACAGGCGCTCTGTCTGTCGCTTTTGATATAAGAGATAGAAACAGTAATTTAAAGGCAGCTGACCTTATAAAAGAAAAATTTGGTTATCTTGATATCGTTTTTCTAAATGCCGGAACCTGTGAATATGTTGATGTGACTGATTTCAAAAGCGATATATTTGAAGACATGCTTAAAACTAATTTTTTAAGCATGGTTTATGCTATTGAAGCATCGCTGCCTTTATTACGGGCCAGCAGGAATGCCCAGATTGTTGGAATGAGCAGTTCAGTTGCCTTTGTTGGGTTGCCGCGAGCGGAAGCCTATGGCGCCAGTAAAGCAGCCATCCGCAATTTTCTCCAGAGCCTGCGTATTGATCTTGCTAAAGAGAATATTTCAGTATCCATCGTATGTCCTGGCTTTATAAAAACACCATTAACCGATAAAAATGATTTCCCCATGCCTTTCCTTATAAGCAGCGAGGCGGCAGCAGAAACGATAATCAATGGTATAGAGAAGAAAAAGCTGGAAATCATAACGCCAAGATTGTTTGTTACGCTGATGAAAATTCTAAGTTTTTTACCAAATCAATTAAGTACTTATCTATTAAAGAAGGTTACAAATCGACAATGA